Genomic segment of Synergistota bacterium:
ATCGAGATGTGTGCTTCAAAGCGGAGTCCCCATAAATTCGCTCTATAAAAAACGTGTCCGAAGTCATAACTATTACATGTGAAAGATGTAAAACCTTAGTAAGCCTGACAAAAAAGTTAAATAGCTCGTTTATCAACGGCCTCTGATTATTCGGACTGTTTAAGTAAACCTCCTTCAGCTTCTGTAGCTCGTCAAAGACTATCACAGGAGTTACTCCTTCCTCCCTCGAATCCCTCTCCAGTATAAGCTTCATCTCCTCAAACGCATCAAGCTCTCCACGAAATATCTTATCCATATCAGATAATTCAACCTCAAAAACCCCTAAAGGTATCCGCATCAAAGACGGTACCCTCTCTAAAACCCTCTTCAACCACCCCTTTTCCTTAAAAAACAGCTTTAATACACTTTCATATCCACTAATAACCCTCTCCCTCAAATCATACCAGTAATACTTAAACTCACCCTTAGGTAGCTCCTCAACCACCCTCTGCAAAAGCGTGCTTTTACCACTGGACTTAGGACCATATACGAAAAGAATAGCATTGGGTTCAGTCCGCAAATACCTCTTTAGCCATTTCGCTTCCCTCTCCCTGTCCCAAAATTTCATCCAAATACCTCCCTTATCGCTCTCCACAAAAGCCTGCTTTGAGGCCTTACCGTCCCCTCAAGCGGATTGTAAAATAGCATGTTCGCCTGGATTAAAAAAAGCCGCACCTTACGTGGAATCTTTTCCGCCTCAATCTCTCTCTCTTCCTTTCCCATCTTTATAAAAGCTTTCTCTACTTCCTCTATCACCGCTATATTACCTTTTTCTCCCTCTTCTACCGCTTCTAAAAAACTCTTGAGCTTCACTTTTTGATCGTTGAGCA
This window contains:
- a CDS encoding AAA family ATPase translates to MKFWDREREAKWLKRYLRTEPNAILFVYGPKSSGKSTLLQRVVEELPKGEFKYYWYDLRERVISGYESVLKLFFKEKGWLKRVLERVPSLMRIPLGVFEVELSDMDKIFRGELDAFEEMKLILERDSREEGVTPVIVFDELQKLKEVYLNSPNNQRPLINELFNFFVRLTKVLHLSHVIVMTSDTFFIERIYGDSALKHTSR